Proteins encoded together in one Halalkaliarchaeum sp. AArc-CO window:
- a CDS encoding chorismate mutase, whose product MTGTTQPNRNEESDDERANVPEEMSLEELRAEIESIDREIVELIARRTYVADTIAQVKEERGLPTTDESQESRVMERAGENAERFEVDSNLVKAIFRLLIELNKVEQRENR is encoded by the coding sequence ATGACTGGGACCACACAACCGAACCGAAACGAGGAATCGGACGACGAGCGCGCGAACGTTCCCGAGGAGATGTCCCTCGAGGAGCTGCGTGCGGAGATCGAGTCGATCGATCGGGAGATCGTCGAACTGATCGCCAGGCGGACCTACGTCGCCGACACCATCGCACAGGTGAAAGAGGAACGCGGGCTGCCCACCACCGACGAGTCTCAGGAAAGCCGGGTGATGGAACGCGCCGGGGAGAACGCCGAACGGTTCGAGGTGGACTCGAACCTCGTGAAGGCGATCTTCCGGCTGCTGATCGAACTGAACAAAGTGGAACAACGGGAAAATCGGTAG
- a CDS encoding tRNA-dihydrouridine synthase, translating into MSGQSDAEWAKAAAPYVGCAFLGGIALDSRSRDAARGMRKRDREEFLPDDPIEFIRTQLEALEDVPIRAGINVRSSAVEPIQEAAVACASAGAILEVNAHCRQEEMCAIGCGESLLRNTDRLCEYVSVAAETGATVSVKVRTEVDGVDLPETARQVAAAGVDVVHVDAMDSEPVVGAVVDTLEAGTDATVGRRPVVVANNGVRDRETVREYLGYGADAVSVGRPSDDPEVLSRVREAVVKWFENGTAD; encoded by the coding sequence TTGAGCGGCCAGTCCGACGCCGAGTGGGCGAAAGCCGCCGCACCGTACGTCGGCTGTGCGTTCCTCGGGGGGATCGCCCTGGATTCCAGAAGCCGGGACGCGGCCAGAGGGATGCGAAAGCGAGATCGCGAGGAGTTCCTGCCGGACGACCCGATCGAATTTATAAGGACACAGCTCGAGGCGCTAGAGGACGTCCCGATCCGCGCCGGAATCAACGTCCGTTCGTCGGCAGTCGAGCCGATCCAGGAGGCGGCGGTCGCGTGTGCCTCCGCCGGCGCGATCCTCGAGGTCAACGCCCACTGTCGCCAGGAGGAAATGTGTGCGATCGGCTGTGGAGAGAGTCTCCTGCGGAATACCGATCGGCTCTGCGAGTACGTCTCTGTGGCGGCCGAAACGGGAGCGACGGTTTCGGTGAAAGTCAGAACGGAAGTCGACGGGGTCGACCTGCCGGAAACCGCTCGGCAGGTTGCTGCGGCGGGAGTCGACGTCGTTCACGTGGACGCGATGGACTCGGAACCCGTCGTCGGAGCGGTCGTGGACACACTGGAGGCGGGCACCGACGCGACCGTCGGAAGGCGACCCGTCGTCGTCGCCAACAACGGGGTGCGCGATCGGGAAACCGTCCGCGAGTACCTCGGCTACGGCGCCGACGCTGTGAGCGTCGGACGCCCGAGCGACGATCCGGAGGTGCTCTCCCGAGTTCGCGAGGCGGTAGTGAAGTGGTTCGAGAACGGAACAGCCGACTGA
- a CDS encoding cold-shock protein, which produces MAKGTVAFFNDTGGYGFIETDDADEDVFFHMEDVGGPDLEEGQEVEFDIEQAEKGPRAKNLQRL; this is translated from the coding sequence ATGGCGAAAGGCACTGTGGCGTTTTTCAACGACACTGGCGGTTACGGTTTCATCGAGACTGACGACGCGGACGAGGACGTCTTCTTCCACATGGAAGACGTCGGCGGTCCGGATCTCGAGGAAGGACAGGAAGTCGAGTTCGACATCGAGCAGGCCGAGAAGGGCCCGCGCGCGAAGAACCTTCAGCGGCTGTAA
- the cofD gene encoding 2-phospho-L-lactate transferase, translating into MVTFLAGGTGTPKLLDGAVRLLEPSNVTVVGNTGDDVELGGLLVCPDIDTVLFRGGGVLDRETWWGIANDTTTTHAELHRLAETAGLEIGPRYLPDELQTDGREIARWRRFSGVAEFMEIGDRDRAVHLTRTSLLDEGYRLTEVTRLLAEAFELDVDLLPMSDDPVASIVHTEEGEMHFQEFWVANRGEPTVEDVEFRGSAEATPSPEVRTALEKPIVVGPSNPVTSVGPILALTGVREALHATPVVVVSPFVEREVFSGPAAELMTAVGYEPSTAGVAEAYPFADAFVLDDDDGTALDRPTVHTDVTIDDADDAERVMQAVATALERVSEV; encoded by the coding sequence ATGGTTACGTTTCTCGCTGGCGGGACCGGCACCCCCAAGCTGCTCGACGGCGCGGTTCGACTGCTCGAACCGTCGAACGTCACCGTCGTCGGCAACACCGGGGACGACGTCGAACTCGGCGGTCTGCTCGTCTGTCCGGACATCGACACTGTGTTGTTCCGTGGCGGCGGCGTGCTCGATCGCGAAACCTGGTGGGGGATCGCAAACGATACGACGACGACCCACGCCGAGCTACACCGACTCGCCGAGACCGCGGGACTGGAAATCGGCCCTCGATACCTTCCCGACGAGCTACAGACAGACGGACGGGAGATCGCACGCTGGCGGCGGTTCTCCGGCGTCGCAGAGTTCATGGAAATCGGCGACAGGGACCGGGCGGTCCATCTCACGCGCACCAGCCTGCTGGACGAGGGGTACCGACTCACCGAGGTGACTCGTCTGCTTGCGGAGGCGTTCGAACTGGACGTCGATCTCCTGCCGATGTCCGATGACCCAGTCGCCTCGATCGTCCACACCGAGGAGGGAGAAATGCATTTCCAGGAGTTCTGGGTCGCCAACCGGGGCGAACCCACCGTGGAGGACGTCGAGTTCCGTGGATCCGCGGAGGCGACCCCGAGTCCAGAAGTACGGACTGCGCTCGAAAAGCCGATCGTCGTGGGGCCGTCGAATCCGGTGACGAGCGTCGGTCCCATACTCGCGTTGACAGGGGTCCGGGAGGCGCTGCACGCGACGCCCGTCGTCGTCGTCTCCCCGTTCGTCGAGCGGGAGGTGTTCTCGGGGCCGGCGGCGGAACTGATGACGGCGGTGGGGTACGAGCCGTCGACCGCCGGCGTAGCCGAGGCGTATCCGTTCGCCGACGCGTTCGTCCTCGACGACGACGACGGAACAGCGCTCGACCGTCCGACCGTCCACACGGACGTGACCATCGACGACGCCGACGACGCAGAGCGCGTGATGCAGGCGGTGGCGACGGCCCTGGAGCGGGTGAGCGAAGTGTGA
- a CDS encoding shikimate kinase → MEGRAAAPGAGTVLNALATGVGSAFAIDLETRATVELDPAAAAVTGEIAEMPDADTTLIERCVELVAEEFGDGEGGHVRTESDVPLAAGLKSSSAAANATVLATLSALGRADGVARIDACRLGVRAAREAGVTVTGAFDDASASMLGGVTLTDNDTDELLVREERDWDVLIWTPPERAYSADADVDRCGQVAPMAELVAELARDGRFGEAMTVNGLAFSAALGFPTDPAVEAMQLAEGVSLSGTGPSVVAVGEFRDLQTLRERWQDRPGETRLTTSRSDGARITTE, encoded by the coding sequence ATGGAGGGACGGGCCGCGGCGCCGGGGGCAGGAACCGTACTCAACGCGCTCGCAACCGGCGTCGGATCGGCGTTTGCGATCGACCTGGAGACGCGCGCGACCGTCGAGCTCGATCCTGCCGCCGCCGCCGTGACCGGAGAGATCGCCGAGATGCCGGACGCTGACACGACGCTGATCGAGCGGTGCGTCGAACTCGTCGCCGAGGAGTTCGGCGACGGCGAGGGCGGTCACGTCCGAACCGAAAGCGACGTCCCGCTTGCAGCCGGTCTCAAAAGCTCGAGTGCCGCCGCCAACGCGACGGTGCTCGCGACACTTTCCGCGCTCGGCCGGGCCGACGGCGTCGCCAGGATCGACGCCTGTCGACTCGGTGTCCGAGCCGCACGCGAGGCCGGCGTCACCGTCACCGGGGCGTTCGACGACGCGTCCGCGAGCATGCTCGGCGGCGTCACGCTCACCGACAACGACACCGACGAACTCCTCGTTCGGGAGGAGCGCGACTGGGACGTTCTGATCTGGACGCCTCCCGAGCGAGCCTACAGCGCCGACGCCGACGTCGACCGCTGCGGACAGGTCGCGCCGATGGCGGAACTCGTCGCCGAACTGGCCAGGGACGGACGGTTCGGCGAGGCGATGACCGTAAACGGGCTGGCGTTTTCGGCGGCGCTGGGGTTCCCGACCGATCCGGCGGTAGAGGCGATGCAGCTGGCCGAGGGCGTCTCGCTTTCCGGCACCGGACCGAGCGTCGTCGCAGTCGGCGAGTTCCGGGATCTGCAGACGCTCCGGGAGCGCTGGCAGGACCGCCCGGGGGAGACCCGACTGACGACCTCCCGATCGGACGGGGCACGAATCACGACGGAGTAA
- a CDS encoding DUF5796 family protein — MSGPGRTDVPPDTVGIELREEGVVVEYIDGRTTLYRGVPERVEGTLTAVSTKQIHVLVTDPAETEGVMLYVNDRKTDEEILRDSGVGRIVLDSGETEELFPGVTARQTRERTEIEADPAVARGRVFVFVEDEWTEDSYELVAPPDSDE, encoded by the coding sequence ATGAGTGGGCCAGGAAGAACCGACGTTCCGCCGGACACCGTCGGGATCGAGCTGCGCGAGGAAGGGGTCGTCGTCGAGTACATCGACGGACGGACCACGCTGTATCGCGGCGTCCCCGAACGCGTCGAGGGAACGCTCACCGCGGTTTCGACCAAACAGATCCACGTACTCGTGACGGATCCCGCCGAAACCGAGGGCGTCATGCTGTACGTGAACGACCGTAAGACGGACGAGGAAATTCTCAGGGATTCGGGGGTCGGACGGATCGTCCTCGATTCGGGTGAAACAGAGGAACTGTTTCCCGGCGTGACCGCCAGACAGACCCGGGAACGGACCGAAATCGAGGCCGATCCCGCGGTCGCACGGGGGCGCGTGTTCGTCTTCGTCGAGGACGAGTGGACCGAAGACAGTTACGAGCTCGTCGCTCCCCCCGACAGTGACGAGTGA